One part of the Thermoanaerobacterium sp. CMT5567-10 genome encodes these proteins:
- a CDS encoding site-specific tyrosine recombinase yields the protein MMVSVVQAFIDFLKNNKKLSDNTIDSYKRDITQFLEYLEKINIGCFEVKKATIINYMNLLKHKNRSQATISRHLSSIKSFYQYLFMNRLIDEEPAYTLDAPKLERKVPVTLSIDQVDKLLSYEFEKSEKGLRDKAIIEVLYATGLKVSELISLRIDDVNLNYGYIYCKSTKERFIPIGDSAVDALQNYMSVRENIKNNDYLFLNMRGKALTRQGCWKIIKEYTDIVNPGFDITPSILRKSFAKHMLENGADIRSVQEMLGYKSTGSNELISLIAKSKIKEVYKRSHPRA from the coding sequence TTGATGGTAAGTGTTGTACAAGCTTTTATTGATTTTCTTAAAAACAATAAAAAGTTAAGCGATAATACTATAGATTCATACAAAAGAGATATTACACAATTCTTAGAGTATTTAGAAAAAATTAATATTGGATGTTTTGAAGTTAAAAAGGCTACGATTATTAATTATATGAATTTGTTAAAACATAAGAACAGATCACAAGCTACTATCTCAAGACATCTTTCATCTATAAAATCATTTTATCAATATTTATTCATGAATAGATTAATTGATGAAGAACCAGCATATACTTTAGATGCACCAAAATTAGAAAGAAAAGTTCCTGTAACATTGTCAATTGATCAAGTTGACAAATTATTATCATATGAATTTGAAAAAAGCGAAAAAGGTTTAAGAGATAAAGCAATAATAGAAGTTCTATATGCAACAGGGCTAAAAGTATCAGAATTAATATCACTGCGCATAGATGATGTTAATCTTAATTATGGTTACATATATTGCAAAAGCACAAAAGAAAGATTTATACCAATTGGTGATTCTGCAGTAGATGCACTTCAAAATTATATGTCTGTAAGAGAAAATATTAAAAATAATGACTATCTCTTCTTAAACATGAGAGGTAAGGCACTAACTCGCCAGGGATGTTGGAAAATTATAAAAGAGTATACAGATATAGTTAATCCAGGATTTGATATAACTCCTAGTATACTGAGAAAATCTTTTGCCAAGCATATGTTGGAAAATGGGGCAGATATAAGAAGTGTACAAGAAATGCTTGGATATAAATCGACTGGTTCAAATGAATTAATATCATTAATTGCAAAATCAAAAATTAAAGAAGTATACAAAAGGTCACATCCTCGTGCATAA
- the spoIIM gene encoding stage II sporulation protein M, whose protein sequence is MKVLKEKISKHIKDNSILYIIILMSFMIGIASGSFTINTLNDIQKENMMKYINNFYVIISQMKIIPIEIFKQSVLNNFETTFVLWLLGATIIGIPFIFLVVGVRGFLLGFSIGFLINQLKYKGIIFALIAILPQNILVLISLFFISATCINFSMYILKNRRFNINDLFSQFVTYTLIIYSAFSLMIVGGVFEAYITPNILYLLKNIIQLR, encoded by the coding sequence TTGAAAGTTTTAAAAGAAAAAATTTCTAAACATATAAAAGATAATTCTATCCTATATATAATTATTTTAATGTCTTTTATGATTGGAATAGCGTCTGGCTCTTTTACAATAAATACATTAAATGATATACAGAAAGAAAATATGATGAAATATATAAATAATTTTTATGTGATAATTAGTCAAATGAAAATAATTCCTATTGAAATATTTAAACAATCTGTATTAAATAATTTTGAAACAACTTTCGTGCTTTGGCTGTTAGGGGCTACAATTATAGGAATTCCTTTTATATTTCTCGTTGTTGGTGTTAGGGGATTTTTATTAGGATTCTCTATTGGTTTTCTAATTAATCAATTGAAATACAAAGGCATAATATTTGCTTTAATTGCCATACTACCACAAAATATTTTAGTTTTAATTTCATTATTTTTTATTTCAGCAACCTGTATAAATTTTTCTATGTATATATTAAAAAACCGAAGATTTAATATTAATGATTTATTCTCTCAATTTGTCACATATACACTCATAATATATTCTGCTTTTTCATTAATGATAGTAGGTGGTGTATTTGAAGCTTATATAACACCAAATATTTTATATTTATTAAAAAATATTATTCAATTAAGATGA
- a CDS encoding endonuclease Q family protein, with product MYYNADLHVHLGRTKSGKPVKITASPSLTVENIFEKCIEKGIDIVGIVDCAVPEILDELEDLVKNDVLRQLDGGGLIYKDKIVLQLVSEIEVGGELAGSPHLLCFLKDIESMRVFSNILSKYINNINLSTQKCRLNSIEILKIVRDFDGFVVPAHVFTPYKSYYGNTTDRLSRVFEKYYDEIFAIELGLSSDTYLADMISELSYKVFLSNSDAHSLQKIGREFNVFDLPSPDFKSVKLTLKSRSGIIRNYGLNPALGKYHRTFCLDCSKISNTNPPIHKCAYCNSENVVFGVLDRIYEIKDQKILHPAFRPEYIYQIPLEFIPGIGPKTVKKLLYEAGNEIYVLHEAPFEQLRKCIGEKLAKNIVDARYGNVKIKAGGGGIYGKII from the coding sequence TTGTACTACAATGCTGATTTACATGTTCATTTGGGAAGAACGAAAAGTGGAAAACCTGTTAAGATAACTGCATCGCCAAGTTTAACAGTAGAAAATATATTTGAAAAATGTATAGAAAAGGGTATAGATATTGTAGGAATCGTAGATTGTGCAGTACCTGAGATTTTGGATGAATTGGAGGATTTGGTTAAAAATGATGTACTAAGACAGTTAGATGGCGGAGGGCTTATATACAAAGATAAGATTGTTTTACAATTAGTAAGTGAGATAGAGGTCGGTGGTGAATTAGCGGGTTCACCACATTTATTATGTTTCTTAAAAGACATTGAATCAATGAGAGTTTTTTCTAATATATTGTCTAAGTATATCAATAATATAAACTTAAGTACACAGAAATGCAGGCTAAATAGCATAGAAATATTAAAGATAGTAAGAGATTTCGATGGATTTGTCGTGCCTGCTCATGTATTTACGCCGTATAAAAGTTATTATGGGAATACGACTGATAGATTAAGTCGTGTATTTGAAAAATATTATGATGAAATCTTTGCTATCGAGCTTGGTTTAAGTTCTGATACATATTTGGCTGATATGATCAGTGAATTAAGCTACAAAGTTTTTTTAAGCAATTCAGATGCTCATTCTCTGCAAAAAATAGGAAGAGAATTTAATGTTTTTGACTTACCAAGTCCTGACTTTAAAAGCGTAAAATTGACGCTTAAATCTAGAAGTGGCATCATAAGAAACTATGGTTTAAATCCTGCATTAGGTAAATATCACAGGACATTTTGCCTTGACTGCAGTAAAATTTCGAACACAAATCCTCCTATTCACAAATGCGCGTATTGCAACAGTGAAAATGTAGTATTTGGTGTTTTGGATCGAATATATGAAATAAAGGATCAAAAAATATTGCATCCTGCATTTAGACCGGAATATATCTATCAGATTCCACTGGAATTTATACCCGGAATTGGTCCTAAAACAGTGAAAAAGCTCTTGTATGAAGCTGGAAATGAGATATATGTTTTACATGAAGCACCTTTCGAACAATTAAGAAAATGTATAGGTGAAAAATTGGCAAAGAATATTGTAGATGCAAGATATGGAAATGTAAAAATAAAAGCAGGTGGTGGCGGCATTTATGGTAAAATAATTTAA
- a CDS encoding NUDIX hydrolase produces MDLNEPTKNSNTIFSGRIINLRIDDVVLPNGKVAKREIVEHGGGVSILAINKDGKIIMVKQYRKPAEKVLLEIPAGKLDIGEKPDECAKRELMEETGYIAKELKHLFSFYPSPGFSTEVLHLYLADDLEKGMPHTDADEFLDVYEYSVDEIKEMIKNGLIEDAKTLIALLYYIK; encoded by the coding sequence ATGGATTTAAATGAACCAACTAAAAATTCGAATACAATATTTTCTGGTAGAATAATAAATCTAAGGATTGATGATGTTGTATTGCCTAATGGAAAAGTTGCAAAAAGGGAGATAGTGGAACATGGGGGTGGCGTTTCTATATTGGCTATAAATAAAGATGGTAAAATAATAATGGTGAAGCAATATAGGAAGCCTGCCGAAAAAGTGCTGTTAGAGATACCAGCAGGGAAATTAGATATTGGAGAAAAACCTGATGAGTGTGCAAAAAGAGAACTGATGGAAGAAACAGGTTATATAGCAAAGGAACTGAAACATCTTTTTTCATTTTATCCATCTCCAGGTTTTTCTACTGAGGTTTTGCATTTATATTTAGCAGATGATTTAGAAAAAGGTATGCCTCATACGGACGCTGATGAATTTTTAGATGTTTATGAGTATAGCGTTGATGAGATAAAAGAAATGATTAAAAATGGTTTAATAGAGGATGCTAAAACTTTAATAGCACTTTTGTATTATATCAAATGA
- a CDS encoding DUF3866 family protein, whose product MIFINKGIVKNIISKRDDISFVEVDVYGVTTKAINYNEITGEINVDDVVYINQTARNLNLGTGGYDFVILNTKYDNLDFQKIGHIMKLRYTPMQINVLSVEEQDSPYHDIFNNFKDLGGMPVIVGELHSMLAPTAVVLKRLKPAIKISYIMSDSACLPISFSNTVRYLKEKNIIDSTITMGHAFGGDFEAVNIYSSLICAKEIVKSDVAIVAMGPGIVGTGTKYGFSGIDQASIIDAINKLKGIPILIPRISFNDKRERHIGISHHTATVIELLNSSCNLTMPILDNEKQLILEKQLKENHAFDKVNKYFIDSKITSDILLEVKDLKFTTMGRTINEEKEFFDACGAAAIYCSKLLGIN is encoded by the coding sequence ATGATTTTTATCAATAAAGGGATTGTGAAAAATATTATATCAAAAAGAGATGATATCAGTTTTGTAGAAGTTGATGTATATGGAGTTACAACGAAAGCAATTAATTATAATGAGATTACTGGCGAAATAAATGTTGATGATGTAGTATATATAAATCAAACGGCGAGAAATTTAAATTTAGGCACAGGTGGCTATGATTTTGTAATTTTAAATACAAAATATGATAATCTTGATTTTCAAAAGATTGGACATATAATGAAATTGCGATATACCCCCATGCAGATTAATGTATTATCGGTGGAAGAACAAGATAGTCCGTATCATGATATCTTTAATAATTTTAAAGACTTAGGTGGCATGCCTGTAATCGTTGGTGAGCTTCATAGCATGTTGGCTCCAACAGCTGTAGTTTTGAAAAGATTGAAACCGGCGATAAAAATATCATACATAATGTCTGATTCGGCTTGTCTGCCAATTTCTTTCAGCAATACAGTTAGGTATTTAAAAGAAAAGAATATCATAGACAGTACAATTACTATGGGACATGCTTTTGGTGGTGATTTTGAGGCTGTCAATATTTATTCGTCATTGATATGTGCTAAAGAAATTGTAAAGAGTGATGTAGCAATAGTTGCTATGGGACCCGGCATAGTTGGAACGGGAACAAAGTATGGTTTTTCTGGAATAGATCAAGCTAGTATAATAGATGCAATAAACAAGCTGAAAGGTATCCCAATTTTGATACCACGAATTAGCTTTAATGATAAAAGAGAAAGACATATTGGTATAAGCCATCATACCGCTACTGTAATTGAGCTATTGAATAGTTCTTGCAACTTGACTATGCCTATATTAGATAATGAAAAACAATTGATTTTGGAAAAACAATTAAAAGAAAACCATGCATTTGATAAAGTTAATAAATATTTTATCGACTCTAAAATTACTAGTGATATTTTATTGGAAGTAAAAGATTTAAAGTTTACGACAATGGGAAGAACAATCAATGAGGAAAAAGAATTTTTTGATGCATGTGGTGCGGCCGCAATTTATTGTTCTAAATTACTTGGAATTAATTAA
- a CDS encoding UDP-N-acetylmuramyl pentapeptide phosphotransferase: MIIIQKFIFQILDKDVCLKPNYKKILIPVCGGIAFVPTIFVSSMILTLIGFNDSKMPIYLLSIILMSYVGLIDDLLGDRSVTGLKGHIKSLLHLKLTTGGLKAITGLIVSLYISINLSNRIIDILVNTIVISLFTNFLNLLDLRPGRACKAFLFFSIIFLIAASRGPQLLMIVLGSVLAFLPLDLKGKIMLGDTGSNILGLTLGISSILLFDFNVRLIIMIFLILVHIVTEKYSLTKIIEGNRFLNFLDMIGRGRD, from the coding sequence ATGATAATAATTCAAAAATTTATTTTTCAAATATTAGACAAAGATGTTTGCTTAAAACCAAATTACAAGAAAATATTAATTCCTGTTTGTGGCGGCATTGCATTTGTACCAACAATTTTTGTCAGCAGTATGATTTTAACATTAATTGGTTTCAATGACAGCAAAATGCCTATTTATTTGCTTTCGATAATTTTGATGTCTTATGTTGGACTGATTGATGATTTGTTAGGAGATCGAAGCGTAACCGGATTAAAAGGACACATAAAATCATTGCTTCATCTTAAATTAACTACCGGTGGCCTAAAAGCGATAACTGGGTTGATTGTATCGTTATACATAAGTATAAATTTAAGCAACAGAATAATTGATATATTGGTAAATACGATAGTAATATCATTGTTTACTAATTTTTTAAATTTACTCGATTTAAGACCAGGAAGAGCATGTAAAGCATTTTTATTTTTCTCAATAATATTTTTGATAGCGGCTTCAAGAGGCCCACAGCTTTTGATGATAGTTTTAGGTTCAGTGTTGGCTTTTTTGCCGCTGGATTTAAAGGGAAAGATTATGCTTGGGGATACTGGTTCTAACATTCTAGGGCTTACGCTTGGTATATCAAGTATTTTATTGTTTGATTTTAATGTGAGATTAATTATAATGATATTCTTGATTTTAGTTCACATTGTTACTGAAAAATATTCTTTAACAAAAATAATCGAGGGGAATAGATTTTTAAATTTTTTAGATATGATTGGCAGAGGACGTGACTAA
- a CDS encoding glycosyltransferase family 2 protein, with the protein MAVSVLIPAFNESNRIVDTIRGMENIEEIDEIIVVNDGSTDDTADKAKKAGAKIVNIKNNSGKGRALKEGLKYVKNDVVAFIDADVGLTSREVIKLIKPVVDGEADVTVARFPKVKVKSGFGFVKKLAKYGVKLLTGYDFDSTLSGQRVFKKEVLDKIKRFYSGYGIEVGMTIDILNMGYKIKEVDVDMTHSVTLRDIKGFIHRGRQFIDILKVLLIKAFFKDR; encoded by the coding sequence ATGGCCGTTAGTGTTTTGATACCTGCCTTTAATGAAAGCAATAGGATTGTTGACACGATAAGAGGGATGGAAAATATAGAAGAAATTGATGAGATCATAGTTGTAAATGATGGTTCAACTGATGATACTGCTGATAAGGCAAAAAAAGCTGGAGCAAAAATAGTCAATATTAAAAATAATTCAGGAAAGGGAAGGGCATTAAAAGAAGGATTAAAATATGTAAAAAATGATGTGGTTGCATTTATAGATGCAGATGTAGGTTTAACATCGAGGGAGGTAATAAAGCTTATTAAACCTGTCGTAGATGGGGAGGCGGATGTGACTGTTGCAAGGTTCCCAAAAGTCAAGGTAAAATCTGGCTTTGGTTTCGTCAAAAAACTTGCAAAATATGGAGTGAAATTACTGACAGGCTACGATTTTGACTCAACGCTTTCTGGTCAGAGGGTATTTAAAAAAGAAGTGCTTGATAAAATTAAGAGATTTTACAGCGGTTATGGAATAGAGGTTGGAATGACAATCGATATTTTAAATATGGGATATAAAATTAAAGAAGTTGATGTAGATATGACTCATTCTGTCACCTTAAGAGACATTAAAGGTTTTATTCATAGGGGTAGGCAGTTCATTGATATTTTAAAAGTGCTTTTAATAAAGGCTTTTTTTAAGGACAGGTGA
- a CDS encoding copper transporter, translating into MNVNIRYYVLTIAAIFMALGIGIFIGFMLDGQKVFSEQQDTIINQLEQKFKDIQTENSNLKDNVQSLNKQLDYMNQYNKIVFPELVKGRLNGVKVAIIETNNDFIYPGLRNALMKAGATISSITIFKDNLNDLDESDKTDLLNNLSKYGNVDSNHLIESLSQKLTDVIISGQDAELITYLKDKGYIDFTGTPGSTDFIVLAGGSNLKNNNLNIVDIPIIRQAKILNVPIVGVEQSDVKYSYVDAYRKQHLSTVDNIDTIIGQTSLIMVMQGKDGNYGVKPGDTSIMPDSFIEPTQQSQNSTTNSNEVK; encoded by the coding sequence ATGAACGTTAATATTAGATACTATGTTTTAACGATAGCAGCAATTTTTATGGCATTAGGTATTGGTATATTTATAGGATTTATGCTTGACGGGCAAAAAGTTTTTTCAGAACAGCAGGATACAATTATAAATCAGTTGGAGCAAAAATTTAAAGATATTCAGACAGAAAATTCTAATTTAAAAGACAACGTTCAAAGCTTAAATAAACAGCTTGACTATATGAATCAGTACAATAAAATAGTATTTCCAGAACTTGTCAAAGGACGTTTAAATGGCGTAAAAGTAGCAATAATCGAAACGAATAATGATTTTATATATCCAGGTTTGCGAAATGCATTGATGAAAGCAGGTGCGACAATTAGTTCAATTACGATATTTAAAGATAATTTAAATGATTTAGATGAATCTGATAAAACAGATCTGCTTAACAACCTATCTAAATATGGAAATGTCGACAGCAATCATCTTATAGAATCTTTATCACAGAAATTAACAGATGTTATAATTTCGGGACAAGATGCTGAGCTAATAACATATCTGAAAGATAAAGGATATATTGATTTTACTGGAACACCTGGAAGTACGGATTTTATAGTGTTAGCGGGGGGTAGCAATCTTAAAAACAACAACTTAAATATAGTAGATATACCAATTATTAGGCAGGCTAAGATTTTAAATGTGCCAATTGTTGGAGTAGAGCAAAGTGATGTAAAATACTCTTATGTGGACGCGTATAGAAAACAGCATTTATCAACAGTTGACAATATAGATACAATTATAGGGCAAACTTCTTTAATAATGGTTATGCAAGGTAAGGATGGAAATTATGGAGTAAAACCAGGTGATACATCTATTATGCCAGATTCATTTATAGAACCAACACAGCAGAGTCAAAATAGTACTACAAATTCAAATGAGGTGAAATGA
- the steA gene encoding putative cytokinetic ring protein SteA, with protein sequence MQITGTVKIDKKTKNLAKRIGPGEIAVIDHVDIDEIGAESLIEKKILAVINANKSISGRYPNLGPSIIDKAGIPIIDEVGEDIFDLLKENDRITIIDNEIYKDGKLIKKGKLLTHDVINYKMEECKENLEIELDKFIENTLEYAKKEKSFILGNIEIPDVKTKFKDRQALVVVRGKDYKEDLYTIRQYITDVKPILIGVDGGADAILEFGLTPDIIVGDMDSVSDKALKQAKEIVVHAYPNGKSPGLERVKSLGLDAYIFKAPGTSEDIAMLLAYEKGADLIVAVGTHSSMIDFLEKGRKGMSSTFLVRLKIGSKLIDAKGVNKLYRENFRLSYVFSIIFAAMVPLSVIAYFSPPMQQLLKLLQLRIRLLIGF encoded by the coding sequence ATGCAAATTACAGGCACAGTTAAAATAGATAAAAAAACGAAAAATCTTGCGAAGCGTATAGGACCTGGCGAAATTGCTGTCATAGATCATGTAGATATTGATGAAATTGGTGCAGAATCTCTAATTGAAAAGAAAATTTTAGCAGTAATAAATGCAAATAAGTCAATAAGCGGCAGATATCCAAATTTAGGCCCATCGATTATAGATAAGGCTGGTATACCAATTATTGATGAAGTTGGTGAAGATATATTTGATTTATTGAAAGAAAATGACAGAATCACCATTATTGATAATGAAATATATAAGGATGGAAAATTAATAAAAAAAGGTAAATTATTGACGCACGATGTTATTAACTATAAAATGGAGGAATGTAAAGAAAATCTTGAGATAGAGCTAGATAAATTTATCGAAAACACACTTGAATATGCTAAAAAAGAAAAATCATTTATTTTAGGTAATATTGAGATACCCGATGTAAAAACAAAATTTAAAGATAGGCAGGCATTGGTTGTTGTTAGAGGCAAGGATTATAAAGAAGATTTATATACTATTAGACAGTATATAACTGATGTAAAACCGATTCTAATAGGTGTTGATGGTGGTGCTGATGCAATACTTGAATTTGGATTGACTCCTGATATTATAGTAGGCGATATGGATAGTGTTAGCGATAAAGCATTGAAACAAGCGAAAGAAATTGTAGTTCATGCATATCCTAATGGTAAATCTCCAGGATTAGAGAGAGTAAAGTCTTTAGGTCTTGATGCCTATATCTTTAAAGCTCCAGGAACAAGCGAAGATATTGCAATGCTTTTAGCATATGAAAAAGGAGCAGATTTAATAGTTGCAGTTGGCACACATTCAAGTATGATTGACTTTTTGGAAAAAGGGCGAAAGGGAATGTCCAGTACATTTCTTGTAAGGCTTAAAATAGGTTCTAAACTTATTGATGCAAAAGGTGTTAACAAGTTATATAGAGAGAATTTTAGGTTATCTTATGTTTTCAGCATTATTTTCGCAGCAATGGTTCCGCTCAGTGTAATAGCTTATTTTTCACCGCCTATGCAGCAGCTTTTAAAGTTGTTGCAATTGAGGATAAGGCTTTTAATAGGATTTTAG